The Vairimorpha necatrix chromosome 11, complete sequence sequence ATTAGAAGCATTGTTTAATTCTTATTCTtgtatttaaatacttACAATGTGATGATATACAAAAAACTCTAAGTTTTTCATATCAtgattttaagaaaaaaaaatagtaatTTACATATACAATGCAACAAACACATACTATTATTTGTCttgttattttaataaaacatattttttgtatcaTCAAtcatttacaaaatattttcttagtcGTTTCAATACGGTTAACTAAAACGCGaatttgattataaaaaaaaaggcTTTATTTGGCTAATGTCATCGTTGCGTGGAATGGTGTAATTgcagaaaataaatatttctttttgtaaaatgATTCAATCATTAATCTTAGTTCGctatatgaaaaatatacgCGACATATAATACAATAAACCAAAAAAACATGCAtttaagtaaaataaatgtaaagGCTTTAATACTCAAATGTATATAACATGTTATCAAAGCAAtgaaaaacatttaaaacttaaaaatatataaattgtgTGTACTAAAAAGATATAACAACGTcgtgattttttttaaatatttcatgTTTAAATAGTctcaaaatttttcttgGAAGAAACAGAATGCGTGACTAAAAAGGacaaagatttttttaacaataagAAAACGTGCATGGTGTTTTTTACCGGGCGAACTGGACCAATGCTAGTGTAATAAATTACAGAAACCCCTACTATATCATAAAGATAAGTGTTATAGAAAATTGTTATAGTGTTTGTTTCGATGCCGTAACAACATTAAgcaacaaaataaatattgatGCAAATTATTgctttttaaagttttgatattatatatagaaAAGAATATTGGAGAAGTTGAATATGtcttaaaataattattataaatattttaacatttACTCTAgaaaagacaaaaaaacaataaaattttatcgaATAAGATTAAATTACATACCATTCAACGAAATCATtggattaaaaatatttatttaaatttttgtagcttctaattcttttctaaatatcgtaaattatcatttactatcagtttttttatattttcatgcgaaaaggtttttttgtaattatacatataataattttgaataatCCACTAAGGTTTTGaggtttttaaaaaaacatggCTTacattttgtatatttttaaagtcgaacttaattttttttctcttttataCTAATGTATCAGATTTATGTTATAATTCGAAGTGCAGATTTATACAAGACATTTCTATTTATTGTTGATGATTATTTGTAAGGCAACCTAAAACgtgttaaaaaatttcaacttttttttttgttatatatgttttatttaatattttattgttttttattatattttaaagcaATTTCATTTAGTTCTTccaatatttctttattatctttATCTACCATAGTTGATTCGATatttaactttttaataatgtcATCTTTTTGAAccttataatttttatgtaagaGATTCAAGGTATAAACATTAATATCAATTGTACTGCTTCCAGTAAAAACCGCCGcagtatttaaaattttctctcTAACTTCATTTCTATACAGATCATGAATCCCATTATGTATAATTACTATTTCATTGAAAACTTCAagtaaattaatatttttttgtgaaatatttgttttgtgTTCGCTTTTATTGTTTCTTTTTACTATAAGACTACCAATAtcttttaatgttttaaataatatatcgTCCTTTAATTCATTCTCATTGATATATTCTTCTGCTTCTAAGagtaaacaaaattttattagatataaatcatttatgaaaaaaatagttttcAACTTTTCtgatatcttttttattatttttttcataatagtgtcattaagaattttattttcaataatatcatataaaatatttggattcattttaattttataaaataatagatAGCTAAACATGATATTTATAGCTGATCCTCgtttgtttaaaattctttcgacaaagaaatttattctattattatttactACCAAATTATGAAACATTATAATGCCCTTAACATCTTTCGTGTTGGTTATAATATCAAacatctttttaaattcaatataAACATCTTTGCTAATATATCCTTCATTCCCAATTTTATCTAAATAACTTTTTAGACAATATTTATCGttaatattgtttaatttaaaacttaTTTTCTTATCTTGTATCTCAAATGAAAAAGGGTCAGTTGTGTCACCCATTTGGATTTTGTTACTTGTACATCGTATCGGTAATACTTCATCTTTAACATGAAAGAGTTTGAAATTGTTGTACGATAACTTGTATACATCAAGAAGTTTCTGAAGTATTTCTTCGTcccatattttttctttattgaCTTCTGTGTCAGCCAAGTAATATATTTCatcaatacaaaaattaaaaaaataacaaatattatctatggttaaattcaaacaaatgtaaaattCACCATTAAGAGATGttgtataataataaatcgAGGACTTTggcatttttttaatacaatctttttctttatttttaatatcagaTATAAATCTTTGAACTTGATCATTAATTTCGCAAATATTATCATAGTAAATCTCATTCTCGTCATGGGTTATTCTTCTTTCATGATTAATCTCTTTAAGCTCTTCTATTAACGTTTTCAAGATACTTTGATTCTGTAAgtgaattttattatatataaacgTAATTGAGAAAAGATCATGTATagatgttatttttttgatgttAGTTTCCATTTCATTGATaatattcttaatttttttgttttttaaaacaaaagtaAATCTATCTTTATTGCGATTAGGAtgaaaatcttttatatcatCAGAAATACTAAATGAAATAGTCTCATTGCATTCGTcataatatgaaaaaatatatatgtCAATCTTTTGCCCAGAAATATCAAAAGACACATAATctccattttttattttggaaaaaattttttctttaaatttttcatataattcATTCGCCTGCacaaatacaataaaagaaTACAGAAACAAGAAATGCATAATAAGGGCAAtacaaaaacatatttaaatacaaaaattaagttttttattggaTTTTATACGTCATTTTAAAACCaccattttaaaaataaaagttaGAATTATTAGAATGAAAcgtagaattttttttgatttatcattttaaaaaataattatacatTTAATTTCTCCATTTTATTGACAAATCAAATATCTATTCTTAAAATGGAATCATTTATCTAACAAATGCATAGTGtgtaaaaattgtattagatatgaaatataaagaatgTTTACAACCACTTATAAGTCTGGTTcgcaattaaaaatatttttaaaaaatttcgaaaatataaatataacataatTATTGATATGAtgcatttaaaaaacttcatACAACATTCTAGATAGTTATTATGCTGAAAAATCTATCGAAcgttttttgtatttttttgattttttcaCTTTGAATCtaagtttttattgattaattttttaagccGAATTTTTGATGACCCGGtgtcaaatattttgattatttatatttatacatttGACGTGCTccttaaaataattaaaccCATAAGACAACATTAATTGGATATTAATTGCACAGAAATAAAACACTTTTGTTGAATTAGTCAAAATAAACCAGTCGTGGAATCGTATCTACAATTAAATATCATAATGGTTAGTCCTATTATGTAAATAGAATAATAAGCAGTCatatgtttgttttttagcAATTACTAAAACCTTTGcgttataaaaatgtaatttaattacatttttatactttattttgattctgtatttatttataggaAAAATAGAATTTGTATGATCAAAGGAATAGTATTATAAGATCAATATGAATAACGTATAGATTTAATGTATGATGAAAACATTTTAAGCTTTAATGTTCATTTTTTGTCATTTCCTCATCGTTGGTAATTACtagttataaaattttctttgtttatGTGTTGTATATATTTGCAATCTAGTAGGAGATATACAATTCTAAACACAAATTTAACTATTTTTAGGAACTACAACTTGTAATGTactatatttattcttttttaacttATTATCAGTACATGCAAACATAACTGAAAAGTGTTGTATTTAGATCATATTCGTAGCGTTATATGCAATAAATTGTCAGAACatagataatttaaaagatgCTTCTTTCTGAGCAAACTACAATTTGAATTctgaaaatgaaattttttattttaataaagaagaatgAGCATCTCGTGGGTATGTTTAGAAATTGAGTTGCTATTGTTGCTGtgcaaatttttcattaggacaaagaaaagaaaatatttctcggctgtattaatataaattatatgatttttaatgatGTGGCAGTTTAAtctgaaatatttaatgttataatagttattttatttctttgcAAGTAAGCGCGGGGAGAAATCTAACATATTAACCAAAGTATTTGGGTGCGATCCTTTAAAACTGGGACTGTGAGATTTTTACTCACTAAATCTCCCTTATATAACTTACCGAGCAGTAAGTTCCGCCATATCCATCGGCCTTTAGAGGTAAACAATATTCATTAAATGTCCCAAATTGCGTCCAGCATGGCCTCAATGTGGATATATTTTGCGGGAATTACTGCAATAACCCAGGGAAGACATTTTTATACTAGCTAATGTCTGTAATTCATATGTAACTCACACGGCTCTTTAACCCTCTACACCACCAACCCAGTATTCTATTGTACTGCATTGGCCACTTGTCTCTCACATGTTATTGTCACCGTGTTACAGAAATTTGTATGATTGAGGCCATAAGCCCTATATTGCTTTAATTCGT is a genomic window containing:
- a CDS encoding putative SP-containing protein; translation: MHFLFLYSFIVFVQANELYEKFKEKIFSKIKNGDYVSFDISGQKIDIYIFSYYDECNETISFSISDDIKDFHPNRNKDRFTFVLKNKKIKNIINEMETNIKKITSIHDLFSITFIYNKIHLQNQSILKTLIEELKEINHERRITHDENEIYYDNICEINDQVQRFISDIKNKEKDCIKKMPKSSIYYYTTSLNGEFYICLNLTIDNICYFFNFCIDEIYYLADTEVNKEKIWDEEILQKLLDVYKLSYNNFKLFHVKDEVLPIRCTSNKIQMGDTTDPFSFEIQDKKISFKLNNINDKYCLKSYLDKIGNEGYISKDVYIEFKKMFDIITNTKDVKGIIMFHNLVVNNNRINFFVERILNKRGSAINIMFSYLLFYKIKMNPNILYDIIENKILNDTIMKKIIKKISEKLKTIFFINDLYLIKFCLLLEAEEYINENELKDDILFKTLKDIGSLIVKRNNKSEHKTNISQKNINLLEVFNEIVIIHNGIHDLYRNEVREKILNTAAVFTGSSTIDINVYTLNLLHKNYKVQKDDIIKKLNIESTMVDKDNKEILEELNEIALKYNKKQ